The following coding sequences lie in one Apium graveolens cultivar Ventura chromosome 1, ASM990537v1, whole genome shotgun sequence genomic window:
- the LOC141687022 gene encoding galactinol synthase 2-like codes for MFVYEPNLSTYYDLLSSLKTTPPTSFAEQDFLNIFFRDIYRPIPSDYNLVLAMLWHHPENIKLNNVKVVHYCAAGSKPWRYTGEEENMYRRDIKILVKMWWDIYDDKSLDFKPNPVPSADDESVAEIQVALSKARITKLVSAPRAA; via the coding sequence atgTTTGTTTATGAGCCCAATCTCTCCACTTATTATGATCTCCTCTCCTCTCTGAAAACTACCCCTCCGACTTCCTTTGCTGAGCAGGATTTTCTCAACATATTCTTCAGGGATATTTACAGGCCAATTCCATCAGACTATAATTTGGTTTTGGCTATGTTATGGCACCATCCCGAGAACATAAAGCTAAATAATGTGAAAGTTGTGCATTATTGTGCTGCTGGCTCTAAGCCGTGGAGGTACACCGGAGAAGAAGAGAACATGTACAGAAGAGACATCAAGATACTAGTTAAAATGTGGTGGGATATTTATGATGATAAGTCCTTGGATTTCAAGCCGAACCCTGTCCCGTCTGCGGATGATGAAAGCGTTGCAGAGATCCAGGTGGCTTTGTCCAAGGCCCGAATTACTAAGCTGGTTTCAGCTCCTCGGGCTGCATAG